The sequence below is a genomic window from Chlamydiifrater volucris.
TAATAACGCTAAAATGAAAAAAGCTTTGATAATGTTAGCCTTTGCTAGAAAGGAAATGTTTTCCTAACAGCGCTCTAACGTTGGAGTCTTATGAAAGTAATAACTTTTTGCTCTTTCAAAGGGGGTACAGGAAAAACGACTTTGTCAATGAATGTTGCCTGCTATTTGTCTGAGAAAAAAAACAAAAGAGTTTTGTTAGTAGACATGGATCCGCAGGCTAATTTAACAACTTATGTTGGAATTAGTAGTGCGGATTCTCTGGGATCTTTTGGTCTTTTAGTGAACGGAGGTCAGATTACAAATTTTGTGAACAAAACGAATAAGGAGAACCTAGATATTGTTCCTTCCTGTGTTAGCTCTGAGTTCTTAAGAGGTGATCTTATTAATGAGGATTCTTTTCTTTCAGGGAACCTTAGGACAGCTCTAGGAGAGAGTTTAGACTATGATATTTGTATAATAGATACACCTCCTAGTTTAGGATTTCTTGTTAGAGAGTCTTTCTCCGCGTCAGATAGTTTAGTGGTTTGTTTATCTCCGGAACCGTTTTCTGTAGTAGGTTTACACAAGATCAGGGATCTTCTGGAGACTCTGTCTTTTCCTAATCTAAAGATCTTGGGGACAGTTATCTCCTTTTGGGATGCAAGGAATTCTACTAATCACCTTTATTTGAAGAATATAAGCTCTGTTTTTTCTTTTGAAGTGCCTTGCTATTTTGTTAGGAGGGATATCTCCTTTAGTAGGTCTGTTCTGAAAGAAAGTCCGGTTTTTTCGGCTTATCCAAATTCTAGAGCATCTTTTGATATTATCAATTTTTCGGAAAGTATTTTTGAAAGCGTTTTTTCTGAAGGTTTAGAAAATATTGGGTAGTTCTGTGAAAAAAATAGATAAGGAAGCTAGTGATTTTTTCCAAAAAAATAGGAATGTGTCTGTCTCAAAAACTTCTTCTAGGACAGACAATGCTATTTCTAACGTTGTTCTTGATGATTTTGAATCAGAAAAAATTTCTGAAATTTTTTCTGAAGTTGACGAAAATTTCTCTGGTAAGATTGTTTTAATCAAACAGTTAACTAACCAGATAAAAGGAATACAAAAGCAAGGCGTTTTGTTGATCGGGGAAAAGATTTTCAAGGTTAGGAAAATTTTAAGGGAGATTGGATGTTTCGATACAAGTTTCACAAAGTGGATCTCCCTTGTTTTTCCAACGAAATCTTCTGCCTACAACGCTTTGGCTTACTATGAATTGTATTCTAGCCTTCCTGATCAGGAGTTGAGGCAGAAATTCCAGTCTATACCTTACAAGACAGCTTACATGTTGGCCTCTAGGAAGGCGGACGTGGAGAAAAAAATTTCCGTAATGGAAATAATTCAGGGCATGGAAAATGATGTGGCAATTACTACGCTAAATCAATTTATACCATCTTCTAGAAAAGACGACAAATCATGTGATAGGGATCCATTGGACTACCTCATATATAAAAAGGCCTATGAATTAATGATTTTAATTAAAAAGAGCCGGAATCTTTCTCCATTGTCCAAGAAACTTCTGAGAGAGTTGTTTTCCTTATCTAAGGAATCTTGAATCCCGGTAAGCTTATAAAAGTATAAAAATACTTTATTATAATATAGTGGTCCAGTTTTGTCTCAGTTTTATGCAACTCTAGGTGGTAGACTATGCAACTCTAGGTGGTAGACTATGCAACTCTAGGTGGTAGACTATGCAACTCTAGGTGGTAGACTATGCAACCTTTCTTTTTTTTTAATTTATGTATAATGAATTAAGATTCATTATATATGTGAGAGAAAGTGCCAATGAATAGTAGGCTGGAAAAAGAAATCCTTTTAAGAAATAATAAGTTCTTTTTGGGAGAGAATTGGAATGATTTATCAAAAATTTTTTTGATAGATTTGATTAATTGCTTTTTGACACAACTTTCTAATGAGGGGACTAGAACGAGGTACTTTTTCTGTTTTAAACGATTGTTTATGGAAAAGATCTTATATGAAAGATTTACCTTAAACGACTTAAAAAATCTAAATTTGAATGCTAGATTAGATAGTATACTCCAAATCAATTCTCTATCTAGACATTCAAAGCAGACTTGTGCTGCAGCCTTTCTAAGCTTTTTTAAATTTCTACACAGAGAGACTAGTGGTTTAATAAAAGTTCCGACACCTCAAAAAACAGGTGTTTCAAAAACTTTTTCTAGGGTCAGAGATAAGACAATCTATTCGCCTATATCGAAATCTGATCTATTTAAGTTTATAGAAAAGTCTTATCAACATTCTCTGAGAATA
It includes:
- a CDS encoding ParA family protein, which produces MKVITFCSFKGGTGKTTLSMNVACYLSEKKNKRVLLVDMDPQANLTTYVGISSADSLGSFGLLVNGGQITNFVNKTNKENLDIVPSCVSSEFLRGDLINEDSFLSGNLRTALGESLDYDICIIDTPPSLGFLVRESFSASDSLVVCLSPEPFSVVGLHKIRDLLETLSFPNLKILGTVISFWDARNSTNHLYLKNISSVFSFEVPCYFVRRDISFSRSVLKESPVFSAYPNSRASFDIINFSESIFESVFSEGLENIG
- a CDS encoding CT583 family protein; amino-acid sequence: MKKIDKEASDFFQKNRNVSVSKTSSRTDNAISNVVLDDFESEKISEIFSEVDENFSGKIVLIKQLTNQIKGIQKQGVLLIGEKIFKVRKILREIGCFDTSFTKWISLVFPTKSSAYNALAYYELYSSLPDQELRQKFQSIPYKTAYMLASRKADVEKKISVMEIIQGMENDVAITTLNQFIPSSRKDDKSCDRDPLDYLIYKKAYELMILIKKSRNLSPLSKKLLRELFSLSKES
- a CDS encoding tyrosine-type recombinase/integrase, translating into MNSRLEKEILLRNNKFFLGENWNDLSKIFLIDLINCFLTQLSNEGTRTRYFFCFKRLFMEKILYERFTLNDLKNLNLNARLDSILQINSLSRHSKQTCAAAFLSFFKFLHRETSGLIKVPTPQKTGVSKTFSRVRDKTIYSPISKSDLFKFIEKSYQHSLRIGIFVEMAIQSTRRLSELLDTKFSDVNWLDRTIKFSTVKTQIEKQCIIAFPNRFMKKLEEFRDKFPEKEFIFSTSSGKKLQKDYVWRQLVSISGSCNFSYKVTPHVLRATSICMYREYGFSLGDIVEITGHSSIEMVRYYDKNSFKNNPSCKVALI